ACTCTTGGTAGATATTTTTGACCAAGGAAGGCTGGTGTATGAGCTGCCTGATTTGATGGATATTCATGCGTATGCACGTAAGGAATTTGAGAAATTATGGGATGAGTACAAGCGTGTGTTAAATCCGCAGCACTATCCAGTGGACTTGGCACGAGACGTCTGGCAAGATAAGATGGATTTGATTGACCAAATGCGGCAAAAAGCCTATCAAGGAGACCAAGCATGAGCCTACAAGAAACAATTATCAAGCAATTAGGCGTCAAACCCACCATCAATCCTCAGGAAGAAATCCGTAAATCAATTGATTTTTTAAAGGATTACCTCAAAAAACACCCTTTTTTAAAGAGCTATGTTTTGGGGATTTCTGGTGGTCAAGATTCCACGCTCGCTGGCCGATTGGCTCAGCTTGCAATGGAGGAAATGCGAGCAGAAACGGGAGATGAGCGTTATCAATTCATCGCTGTTCGTCTTCCGTACGGCATTCAAGCAGATGAGAACGATGCCCAAGCAGCGCTCTCCTTTATCCAGCCTGATGTGAGCCTTGTTGTGAATATCAAAGAAAGTGTCGATGCCATGACAAAAGCCGTTCAAGCGACAGAGAGCACCGTATCTGACTTTCATAAAGGAAATATCAAGGCCCGTAGTCGCATGATTGCCCAATATGCCCTGGCAGGAAGTTACCAAGGTGCTGTGATTGGAACAGACCATGCCGCTGAAAATATTACTGGTTTCTTCACCAAATTTGGTGATGGCGGTGCCGACATTCTCCCACTTTTTCGTCTCAATAAACGCCAAGGAAGAGCACTCTTGGCAGAACTTGGAGCAGACCGCTCCCTCTACGAAAAAATTCCCATAGCGGATTTGGAAGAAGAAAGACCTGGGTTAACAGATGAGGTAGCACTTGGAGTGACCTACGATAAGATTGACGACTACCTAGAAGGTAAAGCAATTGAGCCAGAAGCCCAAGCCGTCATTGAGAATTGGTGGAAAAAAACAGAGCACAAACGCCATCTTCCCATTACTATTTTCGATGATTTTTGGAAATAAAACGAGATGCCAAAACAGCTATAAGCAACTAGAAAGAGAGAACAATCGATTTCAGAGAAATCAGGAGTATTCTCTCTTTTTTCTTACTCTTTTAGTCCGTACTTGAAGATTTTCGAAAAAGGTCTATAATAGGTCTTAATAGAAAAGGAGAATCTTATGAATTCATTACACCAATCATTAACCGATCGATTTTTTGCTGATTACGAAGCCAATCAGCACTTTGCAGCCACGGAAAATGCAGTAACCCACAATGGTATCTATGCTTCTCTCGAAAAACGCAGCAGCAGTGTCGAAAATACCCCTGTTTTTTCCATTGATTTAACCAAAGACAAGGTCAGCAACCAAAAGGCTTCTGGTCGCTGCTGGATGTTTGCCGCCCTCAATACCTTCCGCCACAAAATGATCGCTGGTTTCCAATTGGAAGACTTTGAACTCTCTCAAGCCCATACCTTCTTTTGGGATAAATATGAGAAATCCAACTGGTTTTTAGAACAAATTTTAGCGACAGCTGATCAAGCATTAACCAGCCGCAAGGTCAAATTTCTATTAGATGTTCCTCAACAAGACGGTGGTCAATGGGACATGGTCGTATCCCTCTTTGAAAAATACGGTGTTGTGCCAAAATCAGTCTATCCAGAATCCATCTCTTCCAGCAACAGCCGTGAACTCAATGCTGTCCTCAATAAATTGCTACGCCAGGATGCCCAAATTTTACGTGATTTGGTGACAGCAGGCCAAACTCAAGAAGATATTCAGACAAAAAAAGAAGAACTCTTGCAAGAAATCTTTAACTTCCTTGCCATGTCGCTTGGCTTACCACCTCGTACCTTTGATTTTGCCTACCGAGATAAAGACGATCACTACCATAGCGAAACAGGCTTAACTCCGCAAGAATTTTACAAAAAATATGTGGATATTCAACTGGATGACTACGTCTCCATCATCAACGCACCGACTGCTGGCAAACCGTATGGCAAGTCTTACACCGTTGAAATGCTCGGAAACGTAGTGGGCAGCCGACCTGTACGCTACCTTAACGTGGAAATGGATCGCTTGAAATCCCTTGCTATTGCTCAAATGCAGGCTGGTGAAACGGTCTGGTTTGGGTCTGATGTCGGTCAATCCAGCAATCGTAAGACAGGTGTCATGGCAAATGGCATGTATGATTTTGCTTCTAGTATGAAAATTGACCTCCACCAAGACAAGGCCAGCCGTCTTGACTACGGTGAAAGTCTGATGACTCACGCAATGGTCTTAACGGGTGTCGATCTTGATGAAAATGGACAATCCATTAAATGGAAGATTGAAAATTCTTGGGGAGACAAGGTTGGCGATAAGGGGTATTTTGTTGCAAGCGATAGCTGGATGGATGAATATACCTATCAAATCGTTGTCCGCAAAGAATTCTTAACAGAGGCAGAGCTTGCAGCCTACAATGCAGAGCCAATTGTTCTTGCGCCATGGGATCCAATGGGAGCATTGGCTAGCAAATAAGCAAACGTAAATCACTGCAAAACGCAGAGAACGTGAATAAAACTCTTCAAATATTAAAAACGCATAGAATCAATGACTATTCTCATTGACTTTATGCGTTTTTTTATGATCTATTTCGAGCTACTTTTATCTCCTAATGCTCGAATGGCAAGAACAATATGATCTTGATAGGCTTCTAGTAAGCTCTCTGCTTCAGCTAGATTTAGTTGCCCCAACTGCATGAGAATAGCTTTTTTCACTTGCTGTTTTGACTGAGAAAATACTTGTTCTGCTTCTTCCTCACTACAAGCTGTGGTTTGTTGGATAATGCGCTTCGCTCGTTCAATCAATTTGGCATTGCTTGGCTGCACATCGACCATATAGCCCTTATAGACTTTACCTAGCTGAATCATAGTAGCTGTTGAAATCATATTTAAAATTAGTTTTTGAGCAGTCCCAGCCTTCATACGACTGGATCCTGCAACCACTTCTGGACCGACCAGCACTTCTATTGCAATATCTGCGAAATCTGATAAGGCTGCTCCTTCTACACAGGAAATCGAAGCTGTCTTAGCACCGATTTTCTTCGCATAAGCAAGTCCTGAAAGCACATAAGGTGTCCGTCCTGAAGCTGCTAGTCCAATGACGATATCCTTAGCACTTAGCTGATGTGCCTGTAAATCTTCCTCCGCAGCAAGCTGATTATCTTCTGCTCCCTCTTGTGCAGCTAGAATGGCTGACGAGCCTCCTGCAATGATCCCTTGTACGAGTTCCGGAGAAACGCCATAGGTCGGTGGGCATTCAGAAGCATCTAAAATTCCTAGTCGTCCAGATGTTCCTGCCCCTATATAAAATATTCTTCCCTGATTGCGCACACATTGAACAGCCTGTTCTATCACAAGATTGACCTGTGGCAATACCTGAGCAACAGCTTGGGCAACAGTTTGATCCTCTCTATTGATATAGGCTGTTAATGCTGCAATACTCATCTCTTCAATAGCTGCAGAAGCTGGATTGCGCTGTTCCGTGTGTAATGCATGAATCTCCATCAATCGTCTCCTTTGGTTACTTGTTCTTTGTTTTATTATACACCTTTCTCCAGAAGATGGGGGATATAAAGGGAGTTCTACAAAATGATGTCCATTTTTGCCTGTTTTGGATTTCTTGCTATGCCATAAAATCTAACAAAAAATATTGATAAATAGAAGTTGTTTTTAATCTAAAATTTATGAACGTTGCTTCTCCATTAAGCAATCGTAATAACTTTTTTTGCGTATTATACAAAAAAACACAATAGATTATATAATATACACCAAATAGCACTAAAAAAGTTTTTTTATTAAAAAATGAAGAATATATCTTTACAATAATCAGAATTTTTGCTATAATCGGAATATGTTATAAAAAGTGACATGAAAGGGGCGAAGTGATGAAAAAAAGAACAGGACTATTAGCGGCTGGTATCTTACTGAGTACTGGGCTGATGCTGGCAGCTTGTAGCGGAAATAGCACAGGAAGTTCATCAGACAACACCTACTATTATGTGTATAGTACAGATCCGGATACGCTTGATTATGTATTTGCCAATCGAGCAACAACTTCAGATGTGACCAGTAACCTGGTTGATGGGTTGCTTGAAAGTGACCGCTATGGGAATTTAATCCCGTCTCTAGCTGAGGATTGGTTCGTTTCAAAAGATGGACTGACCTATACTTATAAACTTCGCAAAGATGCCAAATGGTTTACCTCTGAGGGTGAAGAGTATGCTGGTGTGACTGCCCAAGACTTTGTGACAGGTTTGAAGCATGCGGCCGATAGCAAGTCAGAATCCCTGTATATTGTCGAAGATTCCGTCAAGGGCTTAAAAGACTATGTTGATGGGAAAATCAAGGATTTCAGCGAAGTTGGTGTAAAGGCAATTGATGATTATACGGTCGAATATACTCTCACGGCTCCCGAAACCTATTGGAATTCAAAAACAACCATGGGAACGCTATTTCCTGTCAATGAGGAATTTTTGAAGTCCAAAGGAAAAGACTACGGCAGTCCCAAGCCAGATAGTATCCTTTATAATGGTCCCTATCTCTTGAAATCATGGGTTTCTAAGTCCTCTATCGAATATGTGAAAAATCCACAGTACTATGATAAGGATAATGTGCATATCGAGCATATCAAGTTATCTTATTTTGACGGTTCAGACCAAGAGTCCTTGATTCGAAACTTTAAGGACGGGGCCTATACAACGGCTACCTTGTTCCCTAACAGTTCTAGCTATCCAGCGGTTGAAAAAGAGTTTGCAGAGAATATCATTGTTGGCTCACAAGATGCGACATCTTATTACATGAATTTTAATTTCGATCGTCAATCTTACAAACATACTTCTAAAACAAATGATGCACAAAAGAATGCGACGAAAGAAGCAGTGCTCAATAAAAACTTCCGTCTAGCCATTAATTTTGCTTTTGACCGAACGAAATACAGTGCCCAGCTAAATGGTGAAAAGTTAGCCAGCAAGACGTTACGAAATACCTTGGTACCACCAAGTTTTGTGCAAATTGGGGACAAGACCTACGGAGAAGTTCTTGGTGAGAAATTGGTCAACTACGGTAGTCAATGGAGCAATATCAATCTTGCAGATGCTCAGGATGCCTACTATAATCCAGAAAAAGCCAAAGAAAACTTTGCCCAAGCCAAGTCTGAATTGGAAGCTAAAGGAGTTCAATTCCCGATTCATTTGGATGTCATCGTTTCACAAACAAGCAAAACCTTTGTGGATCAGATGAGTTCCTTGAAGCAATCTATTGAAGCGACGTTAGGAACCGAAAATGTTGTCATTGACCTTCAAAAATTATCAGAGGACGACTATAATAATGCAGGGTATTTTGCAACCACGGCTGCTCAAAAAGATTACGATCTTGGCGGAGGCGGTTGGTCTCCAGACTTCCAAGATCCATCGACTTATCTTGATACCATTCGAGTGGATAATGGAGGCTCTATTGCCAATTTTGGTTTTGATCCTGATCAAGCCAATGATAAGATTCAAACAGTTGCTCTAGATACCTATACGAACATGGTCAAGGAAGCCAATAAAGAGCAAGATGTTAAAATGCGTTATGAGAAATATGCAGAAGCTGAAGCTTGGTTGCTAGATAACGGCGTGATTATGCCTTATGCCTCTCTGGGTGGTCGCCCATCTGTCTCACGGATTGTTCCATTTTCTTCTGCAAATGCAGATGTCGGAACCAAAGGTGTCGGGACTTACTACAAGTATCGAAAGGTTCAAAAAGATATTGTAGTCGCCAAAGATTGGGAGACTGCTCGTGAAAAATGGCGAAAAGAAAAGGCCGAATCCAATAAAAAGGCACAAGAGGATTTAGTGAAACATATTCGCTAATGATAAAAGCAATTCTATCAAAAAGGAGAAAAAACTATGAAAACAAAAAAATGGCTCGTAACAGCTGGTGTTCTCGTGAGTGCAGGAGTACTCTTAACTGCTTGTAGTGGCGGAAGCTCAACGGGTGATTCAGGCAATACCTATTCCTACGTTTACACTTTGGATCCAGATACGCTAGATTATACCTTTGCTAACCGTGCCTCAACTTCTGAGGTGACCAGTAACTTGGTGGATGGCCTTCTTGAAAATGACCAATATGGAAATTTGGTTCCGTCTTTAGCAGAAGATTGGACAGTTTCAAAAGATGGGTTGACCTATACTTACAAACTCCGTAAAGATGCCAAATGGTACACATCTGAAGGTGAAGAATACGCAGATGTCAAAGCTCAAGACTTTGTTACAGGTTTGAAACACGCAGTTGATTCTAAATCAGAAGCCCTCTACATCGTTGAAGACTCTATCAAAGGTTTGAAAGAGTACGCTAAAGGGGAAAATAAGGATTTCAGCAGTGTCGGCATTAAAGCTGTTGATGACTATACGGTCGAATATACGTTGAATGCTCCTGAATCTTACTGGAATTCAAAAACAACCATGGGAATTCTCTTCCCAATCAACGAAGAATTCTTGAAATCAAAAGGTAAAGAGTTTGGTTCTGCAAAGACAGATAGCATTCTTTCAAACGGACCTTACCTGTTGAAGTCTTGGGTTACTAAATCTTCCATGGAATATGCGAAAAATCCAAACTATTATGATAAAGACAATGTTCATATCGACAATGTGAAGTTGGCTTACTTTGACGGATCAGATTTGGAATCTCTGGCACGTAACTTTAAAGATGGTGCCTACAC
The window above is part of the Streptococcus himalayensis genome. Proteins encoded here:
- the nadE gene encoding ammonia-dependent NAD(+) synthetase, which translates into the protein MSLQETIIKQLGVKPTINPQEEIRKSIDFLKDYLKKHPFLKSYVLGISGGQDSTLAGRLAQLAMEEMRAETGDERYQFIAVRLPYGIQADENDAQAALSFIQPDVSLVVNIKESVDAMTKAVQATESTVSDFHKGNIKARSRMIAQYALAGSYQGAVIGTDHAAENITGFFTKFGDGGADILPLFRLNKRQGRALLAELGADRSLYEKIPIADLEEERPGLTDEVALGVTYDKIDDYLEGKAIEPEAQAVIENWWKKTEHKRHLPITIFDDFWK
- the pepC gene encoding aminopeptidase C is translated as MNSLHQSLTDRFFADYEANQHFAATENAVTHNGIYASLEKRSSSVENTPVFSIDLTKDKVSNQKASGRCWMFAALNTFRHKMIAGFQLEDFELSQAHTFFWDKYEKSNWFLEQILATADQALTSRKVKFLLDVPQQDGGQWDMVVSLFEKYGVVPKSVYPESISSSNSRELNAVLNKLLRQDAQILRDLVTAGQTQEDIQTKKEELLQEIFNFLAMSLGLPPRTFDFAYRDKDDHYHSETGLTPQEFYKKYVDIQLDDYVSIINAPTAGKPYGKSYTVEMLGNVVGSRPVRYLNVEMDRLKSLAIAQMQAGETVWFGSDVGQSSNRKTGVMANGMYDFASSMKIDLHQDKASRLDYGESLMTHAMVLTGVDLDENGQSIKWKIENSWGDKVGDKGYFVASDSWMDEYTYQIVVRKEFLTEAELAAYNAEPIVLAPWDPMGALASK
- the murQ gene encoding N-acetylmuramic acid 6-phosphate etherase, with protein sequence MEIHALHTEQRNPASAAIEEMSIAALTAYINREDQTVAQAVAQVLPQVNLVIEQAVQCVRNQGRIFYIGAGTSGRLGILDASECPPTYGVSPELVQGIIAGGSSAILAAQEGAEDNQLAAEEDLQAHQLSAKDIVIGLAASGRTPYVLSGLAYAKKIGAKTASISCVEGAALSDFADIAIEVLVGPEVVAGSSRMKAGTAQKLILNMISTATMIQLGKVYKGYMVDVQPSNAKLIERAKRIIQQTTACSEEEAEQVFSQSKQQVKKAILMQLGQLNLAEAESLLEAYQDHIVLAIRALGDKSSSK
- a CDS encoding peptide ABC transporter substrate-binding protein — translated: MKKRTGLLAAGILLSTGLMLAACSGNSTGSSSDNTYYYVYSTDPDTLDYVFANRATTSDVTSNLVDGLLESDRYGNLIPSLAEDWFVSKDGLTYTYKLRKDAKWFTSEGEEYAGVTAQDFVTGLKHAADSKSESLYIVEDSVKGLKDYVDGKIKDFSEVGVKAIDDYTVEYTLTAPETYWNSKTTMGTLFPVNEEFLKSKGKDYGSPKPDSILYNGPYLLKSWVSKSSIEYVKNPQYYDKDNVHIEHIKLSYFDGSDQESLIRNFKDGAYTTATLFPNSSSYPAVEKEFAENIIVGSQDATSYYMNFNFDRQSYKHTSKTNDAQKNATKEAVLNKNFRLAINFAFDRTKYSAQLNGEKLASKTLRNTLVPPSFVQIGDKTYGEVLGEKLVNYGSQWSNINLADAQDAYYNPEKAKENFAQAKSELEAKGVQFPIHLDVIVSQTSKTFVDQMSSLKQSIEATLGTENVVIDLQKLSEDDYNNAGYFATTAAQKDYDLGGGGWSPDFQDPSTYLDTIRVDNGGSIANFGFDPDQANDKIQTVALDTYTNMVKEANKEQDVKMRYEKYAEAEAWLLDNGVIMPYASLGGRPSVSRIVPFSSANADVGTKGVGTYYKYRKVQKDIVVAKDWETAREKWRKEKAESNKKAQEDLVKHIR